The following proteins come from a genomic window of Mycobacterium sp. DL:
- the glsA gene encoding glutaminase A → MAKLVQRYLDRIREEHVGDTGGALADYIPELACVDPDGFGMSLSSADGFIYESGDAALEFTIQSISKPFTYALALDRLGASAVDAKIGVEPSGEAFNEISVDRATKKPKNPMINAGAIAAVSLIPAAGPDERFALIQDFYSSFAGRRLELDDQVYASEKATGSRNRAIGYMLQSFGMLDDDPDEVLDVYYRQCSLRVTSTDLAKMGATLARGGVNPQTGRRVSTPDVVKRTLSVMVTCGMYDAAGDWVSAVGMPAKSGVGGGIVAVLPGQLGIGVYSPLLDDKGNSVRGVQVCRSLSEQLGLHFLTVARDSRATLRAVYEPREGIRVYETHGDLLFCGAEQVVRVADRERDDFEVAILDVSRVDDIDDAARALLSGMSAALRAQGKAGYLVDPDGVVIRSEKELEAVRFRTVADAVEEAQGWLEQNRPVSPR, encoded by the coding sequence GTGGCGAAACTGGTGCAGCGATACCTCGATCGCATCCGCGAGGAGCATGTCGGTGACACCGGGGGAGCGCTGGCCGACTACATCCCCGAGTTGGCATGTGTCGACCCCGACGGCTTCGGAATGTCATTGTCTTCGGCCGATGGCTTCATCTACGAATCTGGCGATGCAGCACTGGAATTCACGATTCAGTCGATCTCCAAACCCTTCACCTACGCGCTGGCACTGGATCGGCTCGGCGCGTCTGCCGTGGACGCGAAGATCGGCGTCGAACCGTCCGGTGAGGCCTTCAACGAGATCAGTGTGGACCGTGCCACGAAGAAGCCCAAGAACCCGATGATCAACGCGGGGGCCATCGCGGCGGTGTCGCTGATCCCGGCGGCCGGTCCTGACGAACGATTCGCGCTGATCCAGGATTTCTACTCGTCGTTCGCCGGTCGCCGACTCGAGTTGGACGACCAGGTGTACGCGTCGGAGAAGGCCACCGGCAGTCGGAACCGCGCGATCGGTTACATGCTGCAGAGCTTCGGGATGCTCGACGACGATCCCGACGAGGTGCTCGACGTGTACTACCGACAGTGCTCGCTGCGCGTCACGTCGACCGACCTCGCCAAGATGGGTGCGACCCTCGCCCGGGGCGGTGTCAATCCGCAGACCGGCCGCCGGGTGAGCACCCCTGACGTGGTCAAGCGCACGCTCTCGGTGATGGTCACGTGCGGCATGTACGACGCCGCCGGCGACTGGGTCAGCGCAGTCGGCATGCCGGCCAAGAGCGGTGTGGGCGGCGGCATCGTCGCCGTGCTGCCCGGGCAACTCGGCATCGGCGTGTACTCGCCTCTGCTCGACGACAAAGGCAACAGCGTTCGCGGAGTCCAGGTGTGCCGCAGCCTCTCTGAGCAACTGGGCCTGCACTTCCTGACGGTGGCACGTGATTCGCGGGCCACCTTGCGGGCCGTGTACGAGCCGCGTGAGGGCATCCGCGTCTACGAAACCCACGGCGATCTGCTGTTCTGCGGTGCCGAACAGGTGGTGCGCGTCGCCGACCGCGAGCGCGACGATTTCGAGGTCGCGATCCTGGATGTGTCCCGCGTCGATGACATCGACGATGCCGCACGGGCTCTGCTGTCGGGAATGAGCGCGGCGTTGCGGGCGCAAGGCAAGGCGGGCTATCTCGTGGATCCCGACGGTGTGGTGATCCGCTCCGAGAAGGAGTTGGAGGCCGTCCGTTTCCGCACCGTGGCCGATGCCGTCGAGGAGGCACAGGGATGGCTGGAGCAGAACCGGCCCGTCAGTCCTCGCTGA
- the glgB gene encoding 1,4-alpha-glucan branching protein GlgB: MTNRIESPHLRPHTADINRLLSGDHHDPHSVLGAHEYDDHTVIRAYRPHAVAVDAVIGGQRHRFDHIESGLFAIAVPYTKLIDYRLEISYDTGGDTPYVHTVADAYRFLPTLGEIDLHLFSEGRHERLWEILGAHPRSFTTADGVVDGVSFAVWAPNAKGVTLIGEFNHWDGNEAQLRALGSTGVWELFWPGFPVGGLYKFKVHGADGVVTERADPMAFATEVPPQTASRVTHSEYTWNDDDWMAGRTLRNPVFEPMSTYEVHLGSWRPGLSYTELAEQLTEYLVAHGFTHVQMLPVAEHPFGGSWGYQVTSYYAPSSRFGTPDEFRHLVDSLHRAGIGVLVDWVPAHFPKDAWALGRFDGTALYEHADPRRGEQLDWGTYVFDFGRAEVRNFLVANALYWLQEFHIDGLRVDAVASMLYLDYSRPADGWTPNIHGGRENLEAVQFLQEMNATVHKINPGIVTIAEESTSWPGVTRPTNLGGLGFSMKWNMGWMNDTLEFIKRDPIHRSYHHHELTFSLLYAFSENFVLPISHDEVVHGKGTLWGRMPGNDHMKAAGIRSLLAYQWAHPGKQLLFMGQEFGQRAEWSEERGVDWFQLDENGFSDGILRMMTDANGVYRGSRALWSRDSQPEGYSWIDANDSANNVLSFLRFGDDGSMMACVFNFSGSEHSRYRLGLPHTGSWREVLNTDSDSYHGSGIGNYGAVEATDEPWHGRPASAVMVLPPLSALWFAPEQP, encoded by the coding sequence CTGACGAACCGGATCGAGAGCCCACATCTGCGGCCCCACACCGCCGACATCAACCGGCTCCTCTCCGGTGACCACCATGATCCGCACTCGGTGCTGGGCGCACACGAGTACGACGACCACACGGTCATCCGTGCGTACCGCCCACACGCCGTGGCGGTCGATGCGGTGATCGGCGGACAACGCCACCGTTTCGACCACATCGAGTCAGGGCTGTTCGCCATCGCCGTGCCGTACACCAAGCTGATCGACTACCGCCTCGAGATCAGCTACGACACCGGCGGCGACACCCCGTACGTGCACACCGTGGCCGATGCGTACCGGTTCCTGCCCACCCTCGGTGAGATCGACCTGCACCTGTTCTCCGAGGGGCGCCACGAACGCCTCTGGGAGATTCTCGGCGCCCACCCCCGGAGTTTCACCACCGCCGACGGTGTGGTCGACGGTGTCTCGTTCGCCGTGTGGGCGCCGAACGCCAAGGGCGTCACGCTGATCGGAGAGTTCAACCACTGGGACGGCAACGAGGCGCAACTGCGTGCGCTCGGCTCGACGGGCGTGTGGGAGTTGTTCTGGCCGGGATTCCCGGTCGGCGGACTGTACAAGTTCAAGGTGCACGGCGCCGACGGCGTCGTCACCGAACGGGCCGACCCGATGGCGTTCGCGACCGAGGTGCCGCCCCAGACGGCCTCCCGGGTCACCCACAGCGAGTACACCTGGAACGACGACGACTGGATGGCCGGCCGCACGCTGCGCAACCCGGTCTTCGAGCCGATGAGCACCTACGAGGTTCATCTCGGCTCGTGGCGGCCCGGCCTGAGCTACACCGAACTGGCCGAGCAGCTCACCGAGTACCTGGTCGCTCACGGGTTCACCCACGTGCAGATGCTGCCCGTCGCGGAGCATCCGTTCGGTGGTTCGTGGGGTTACCAGGTCACCTCCTACTACGCACCGTCCTCGCGGTTCGGCACACCTGACGAGTTCCGTCACCTCGTCGACTCGCTGCACCGCGCCGGCATCGGTGTGCTGGTGGACTGGGTGCCTGCGCACTTCCCCAAGGACGCCTGGGCACTCGGCCGCTTCGACGGCACCGCGCTCTACGAGCACGCCGATCCGCGTCGCGGCGAGCAGCTCGACTGGGGCACCTACGTTTTCGACTTCGGCCGCGCCGAGGTCCGGAACTTCCTGGTGGCCAACGCGCTGTACTGGTTGCAGGAATTCCACATCGACGGCCTGCGTGTGGACGCCGTCGCATCGATGCTCTACCTGGATTACTCGCGCCCCGCCGACGGCTGGACACCGAACATCCACGGCGGTCGGGAGAATCTCGAGGCGGTGCAGTTCCTGCAGGAGATGAACGCCACCGTCCACAAGATCAACCCGGGCATCGTCACCATCGCCGAGGAATCCACGTCCTGGCCCGGCGTCACCCGCCCGACCAACCTCGGCGGACTCGGCTTCTCGATGAAGTGGAACATGGGCTGGATGAACGACACGCTCGAGTTCATCAAGCGTGACCCCATCCACCGCAGCTACCACCACCACGAGCTGACGTTCTCACTGTTGTACGCCTTCAGCGAGAACTTCGTGCTACCGATCAGCCACGACGAGGTCGTGCACGGCAAGGGCACGCTGTGGGGCCGGATGCCCGGCAACGACCACATGAAGGCTGCCGGTATCCGAAGTCTGCTCGCCTACCAGTGGGCACACCCCGGCAAGCAGTTGCTGTTCATGGGCCAGGAGTTCGGCCAGCGTGCCGAGTGGTCCGAAGAACGCGGGGTCGACTGGTTCCAGCTCGACGAGAACGGGTTCTCCGACGGCATCCTGCGGATGATGACCGACGCCAACGGCGTCTACCGCGGTAGCCGCGCGCTGTGGTCGCGGGACAGTCAGCCCGAGGGCTACTCCTGGATCGACGCCAACGATTCGGCCAACAATGTGCTGAGCTTCCTGCGATTCGGCGACGACGGCTCGATGATGGCGTGTGTGTTCAACTTCTCGGGCTCCGAGCACTCGCGATACCGGCTCGGTCTGCCGCATACGGGTAGTTGGCGCGAAGTCCTCAACACCGACTCCGACAGCTACCACGGATCAGGCATCGGCAACTACGGCGCCGTCGAGGCGACCGACGAGCCGTGGCACGGCCGGCCCGCATCCGCCGTCATGGTGCTGCCGCCCCTGTCCGCTCTCTGGTTCGCACCCGAACAGCCCTAG
- a CDS encoding DUF3817 domain-containing protein, with the protein MAVMTGVIDVRSRTGWFRLIAFAEAVSWIGLLLGMYFKYLGSPRTEVGVKVFGPVHGAIFVAFVGAALLVGIAHKWGLVTWLLALLGSIVPLGSVIFLIWADRTGRMGPTTASAGVVAPAGQPGSPAPETT; encoded by the coding sequence ATGGCGGTCATGACAGGCGTAATCGACGTTCGCAGTAGAACGGGTTGGTTCCGGTTGATCGCTTTCGCGGAGGCGGTCAGTTGGATCGGACTGCTGCTCGGCATGTACTTCAAGTACCTGGGATCCCCGCGCACCGAGGTCGGGGTGAAGGTCTTCGGTCCCGTGCACGGAGCGATCTTCGTCGCGTTCGTCGGAGCGGCGCTACTCGTCGGTATCGCCCACAAGTGGGGTCTGGTCACATGGTTGCTGGCATTGCTGGGAAGCATCGTGCCGCTGGGCAGTGTGATCTTCCTCATATGGGCTGATCGGACGGGTCGGATGGGGCCGACGACGGCCTCGGCGGGCGTGGTTGCGCCCGCTGGTCAACCAGGGAGCCCGGCACCCGAAACGACGTGA
- the mce gene encoding methylmalonyl-CoA epimerase produces MTAEQTDARPVLATALVTAIDHVGIAVPDLDVAIKWYHDHLGMIVLHEEVNEDQGVREAMLSVRGAPMGSAQVQLMAPIDDTCTIAKFIDKRGPGLQQLAYRVSDIDALTERLREQGVRLLYDAPRRGTANSRINFVHPKDAGGVLIELVEPASEGTDH; encoded by the coding sequence ATGACCGCCGAGCAGACTGACGCCCGTCCGGTACTGGCCACCGCGCTGGTCACCGCCATCGACCACGTCGGCATCGCAGTGCCCGACCTGGATGTGGCCATCAAGTGGTATCACGACCATCTCGGCATGATCGTGCTGCACGAAGAGGTCAACGAGGACCAGGGCGTCCGCGAAGCGATGCTCTCGGTCCGCGGCGCACCCATGGGCAGCGCCCAGGTGCAGTTGATGGCGCCGATCGACGACACCTGCACCATCGCCAAGTTCATCGACAAGCGTGGGCCCGGTCTGCAGCAACTCGCCTACCGTGTCAGCGACATCGACGCGCTCACCGAGCGACTGCGCGAACAGGGCGTCCGGTTGCTCTACGACGCGCCGCGACGGGGAACCGCCAACTCGCGGATCAACTTCGTGCACCCCAAGGACGCCGGTGGTGTCCTGATCGAACTCGTCGAGCCTGCTTCAGAGGGCACCGACCACTGA
- a CDS encoding tetratricopeptide repeat protein: protein MTRPRPPIAPAMAGAVDLSALKQRATAPAGDTTAPGASSGAPGALEITEANLEAEVLVRSNEVPVVVLLWSPRSDSSVQLGEALAGLAATDGPKWSLATVNVDTVPRVAQMFGVQAVPTVVALAAGQPLSSFQGMQPPEQLRRWIDSLLDATAGKLSGSGDADEPEQIDPEVEQARMHLDNGDFDAAATAYQAILEADPNHVEAKGAVRQISFLQRATSHPRDAVALADASPEDIDAAFAAADVEILQRDVAAAFQRLTALVKRTAGDERTTVRTRLIELFDLFDPADPEVIAGRRNLANALY, encoded by the coding sequence GTGACACGTCCTCGACCCCCGATCGCGCCTGCCATGGCCGGTGCCGTCGATCTGTCAGCACTCAAGCAACGGGCCACTGCCCCAGCCGGCGACACCACGGCGCCGGGTGCGTCATCGGGCGCACCGGGCGCCTTGGAGATCACGGAAGCGAACCTCGAGGCCGAGGTGCTGGTCCGCTCCAACGAGGTGCCGGTGGTGGTGCTGCTGTGGTCGCCGCGCAGTGACTCCAGCGTCCAGCTCGGCGAGGCCCTGGCCGGCTTGGCCGCCACCGACGGACCGAAGTGGTCGCTGGCGACGGTGAACGTCGACACGGTGCCGCGGGTGGCCCAGATGTTCGGCGTGCAGGCGGTTCCGACGGTTGTCGCGCTGGCGGCCGGTCAGCCGCTGTCGAGTTTCCAGGGGATGCAGCCACCCGAGCAGCTGCGGCGCTGGATCGACTCGCTACTCGATGCCACGGCTGGAAAGCTCAGTGGCTCAGGCGATGCCGATGAGCCCGAGCAGATTGACCCTGAGGTCGAGCAGGCGCGGATGCACCTCGACAACGGCGACTTCGACGCCGCGGCGACGGCCTACCAGGCGATCCTGGAAGCGGACCCGAACCACGTCGAGGCCAAGGGCGCGGTACGCCAGATCAGTTTCCTGCAGCGGGCGACCTCGCATCCGCGGGATGCGGTGGCCCTCGCCGACGCTTCGCCCGAGGACATCGACGCCGCGTTCGCGGCCGCCGATGTGGAGATCCTGCAACGTGATGTCGCGGCTGCGTTCCAGCGGTTGACCGCCTTGGTCAAGCGCACGGCGGGCGACGAGCGCACCACCGTCCGGACCCGGCTGATCGAACTGTTCGACCTGTTCGATCCCGCCGATCCCGAGGTGATCGCGGGCCGCCGCAACCTCGCCAACGCCCTGTACTGA
- a CDS encoding adenylate/guanylate cyclase domain-containing protein — MTANRTTAQRLGRVLERVTKQSGRVAATPEFGSWILGRVSESQARRRVRIQVILTIFVVVANLIGIGVATLVVTVAFPTPSVFEPGVRWITAIVVPIYLVTALVVGVFWATRRVIKTVRWAIEERPPTREDQRNTFLAPWRLTRVLLALWGLGTILLTTLYGLHDSEFIAKWLLGVSFPGIVVSASCYLFTEFALRPVAAQALEAGKPPRRFAEGLMGRTMLVWALGSGVPVLGIFLAAAITLLQRNLTPTQFTVAVMILALFALLFGAILMWILAWLTVTPVRVVRNALNRVEQGDLDTNLVVFDGTELGQLQRGFNSMVHGLRERERVRDLFGRHVGREVAALAEQEQPELGGEERYAAVIFVDVIGSTKLVTSLPAAEVVELLNRFFAVIVEEVDRYHGLVNKFEGDAVLAVFGAPVSLEHPEDESLAAARAIGRRLREEVPECEAGIGVAAGTVVAGNVGARERFEYTVIGEPVNEAARLCELAKNETLRLVASEAVVSNATETESARWGLGDTVTLRGYDEPIRLATPVSED; from the coding sequence ATGACCGCGAACAGGACGACGGCTCAGCGCTTGGGCCGCGTGTTGGAACGAGTGACCAAGCAGAGCGGCAGGGTCGCGGCGACCCCGGAGTTCGGGTCCTGGATCCTGGGCCGGGTTTCGGAGAGCCAGGCGCGACGGCGGGTCCGCATCCAGGTCATCCTCACCATCTTCGTGGTGGTCGCGAACCTGATCGGAATCGGCGTCGCGACGCTGGTCGTCACCGTCGCGTTCCCCACGCCCAGCGTGTTCGAACCCGGGGTCCGCTGGATCACCGCCATCGTGGTGCCGATCTACCTGGTGACCGCTCTGGTGGTCGGGGTGTTCTGGGCGACCCGCCGGGTGATCAAGACCGTGCGGTGGGCGATCGAGGAGCGTCCTCCCACTCGCGAGGACCAGCGGAACACGTTCCTGGCGCCGTGGCGGCTGACCCGAGTCCTGTTGGCACTGTGGGGTCTCGGCACGATCCTGCTCACCACGCTCTACGGGTTGCATGACAGCGAGTTCATCGCGAAGTGGTTACTGGGGGTCAGCTTCCCCGGCATCGTCGTGTCTGCGAGCTGTTATCTGTTCACCGAGTTCGCGTTGCGCCCGGTCGCCGCCCAGGCGCTGGAGGCGGGTAAGCCGCCGCGACGCTTCGCCGAAGGCCTGATGGGCCGCACGATGCTGGTGTGGGCGCTGGGGTCGGGGGTGCCCGTTCTCGGCATCTTCCTGGCCGCCGCCATCACGTTGCTCCAGCGCAACCTGACGCCCACCCAATTCACCGTCGCGGTGATGATCCTGGCACTGTTCGCCCTGCTCTTCGGGGCCATTCTGATGTGGATTCTGGCCTGGCTCACGGTGACCCCGGTGCGGGTGGTGCGTAATGCCCTCAACCGTGTCGAGCAGGGCGACCTGGACACCAACCTGGTGGTGTTCGACGGCACCGAACTGGGCCAGCTGCAGCGCGGATTCAACTCGATGGTGCACGGTCTGCGGGAACGCGAGCGGGTGCGCGATCTGTTCGGCCGTCACGTGGGACGCGAGGTCGCCGCGCTCGCCGAACAGGAGCAACCCGAGCTCGGCGGCGAAGAACGTTACGCCGCAGTCATTTTTGTCGATGTCATCGGCTCCACGAAGCTGGTCACCAGCTTGCCGGCGGCCGAGGTGGTCGAGTTGCTGAACCGGTTCTTCGCGGTGATCGTCGAGGAGGTCGACCGCTACCACGGGCTGGTGAACAAGTTCGAAGGCGACGCGGTGCTGGCGGTCTTCGGAGCGCCTGTGTCACTGGAACATCCCGAGGACGAATCGCTCGCCGCGGCCCGGGCGATCGGCCGGCGGCTGCGCGAGGAGGTACCCGAATGTGAGGCGGGAATCGGCGTCGCGGCGGGCACTGTGGTCGCCGGCAATGTGGGCGCCCGGGAACGGTTCGAGTACACGGTCATCGGGGAGCCGGTCAACGAAGCGGCACGACTGTGCGAGCTCGCGAAGAACGAGACACTGCGACTGGTGGCATCAGAAGCTGTCGTGAGCAACGCGACCGAGACGGAGAGTGCCCGCTGGGGACTCGGCGACACGGTGACGTTGCGGGGCTACGACGAGCCGATCCGGCTCGCCACCCCGGTCAGCGAGGACTGA
- a CDS encoding acetyl-CoA C-acetyltransferase: MTTSVIVAGARTPVGKLMGSLKDFSGSDLGAVAIAGALEKAKIPASAVDYVIMGQVLSAGAGQMPARQASVAAGIGWDVPSLTINKMCLSGIDAIALADQMIRAGEFDVVVAGGQESMSRAPHLLMNSRSGYKYGDVTVLDHMAYDGLHDVFTDQPMGALTEQRNDVDQFTRAEQDEFAAESHRKAAIAWKDGVYADEVVPVKIPQRKGDPVEFSEDEGIRADTTAESLAGLRPAFRKDGTITAGSASQISDGACAVVVMNKAKAEEMGLTWLCEIGAHGVVAGPDSTLQSQPANAIRKAIAKEGISLDDLDVIEINEAFSAVALASTKELGLDPDRVNTDGGAIAIGHPIGMSGARITLHAALDLARRGSGYAVAALCGAGGQGDALVLRRP; this comes from the coding sequence ATGACGACGTCGGTGATTGTTGCTGGAGCCCGGACCCCGGTCGGCAAGTTGATGGGTTCGCTGAAGGACTTCTCCGGTAGTGATCTCGGCGCGGTGGCGATCGCCGGCGCGCTCGAGAAGGCAAAGATTCCGGCCTCCGCCGTCGACTACGTGATCATGGGCCAGGTGCTCTCTGCCGGCGCCGGGCAGATGCCCGCGCGACAGGCATCCGTGGCCGCCGGAATCGGGTGGGATGTGCCCTCGCTGACGATCAACAAGATGTGCCTGTCGGGTATCGACGCCATCGCGCTCGCCGACCAGATGATCCGTGCCGGCGAATTCGACGTCGTCGTCGCGGGCGGCCAGGAATCGATGTCGCGGGCACCGCACCTGTTGATGAACAGCCGGTCGGGCTACAAATACGGTGACGTCACGGTGCTCGACCACATGGCCTACGACGGCCTGCACGACGTGTTCACCGACCAGCCCATGGGCGCGCTCACCGAGCAACGCAACGACGTCGACCAGTTCACCCGCGCCGAGCAGGACGAATTCGCCGCGGAGTCGCACCGCAAGGCGGCCATCGCATGGAAGGACGGCGTCTACGCCGACGAGGTTGTGCCGGTGAAGATCCCGCAGCGCAAAGGCGACCCCGTCGAGTTCAGCGAGGACGAGGGAATCCGGGCCGACACCACCGCCGAGTCGCTGGCCGGACTGCGGCCCGCCTTCCGCAAGGACGGCACGATCACCGCAGGTTCGGCGTCCCAGATCTCCGACGGCGCCTGTGCGGTCGTGGTGATGAACAAGGCGAAGGCCGAGGAGATGGGTCTGACCTGGTTGTGCGAGATCGGTGCCCACGGTGTGGTTGCCGGACCGGATTCGACACTGCAGAGCCAGCCCGCCAACGCGATCCGCAAAGCGATCGCCAAGGAAGGCATCAGTCTCGACGACCTCGACGTCATCGAGATCAACGAGGCGTTCTCGGCCGTAGCGCTCGCGTCGACCAAAGAACTCGGCCTCGACCCCGACCGGGTCAACACCGACGGGGGCGCCATCGCCATCGGGCACCCGATCGGCATGTCCGGCGCCAGGATCACCCTTCACGCGGCACTGGATCTGGCCCGTCGCGGCTCCGGCTACGCGGTGGCCGCGCTGTGCGGCGCGGGTGGCCAGGGCGACGCCCTGGTCCTGCGGCGTCCCTGA
- the nucS gene encoding endonuclease NucS has product MRLVIAQCTVDYVGRLTAHLPSARRLLLFKADGSVSVHADDRAYKPLNWMSPPCWLVEEAGGASPVWVVENKAGEQLRITVEDIEHDSSHELGVDPGLVKDGVEAHLQVLLAEHVELLGAGYTLVRREFMTPIGPVDLLCRDDQGRSVAVEIKRRGEIDGVEQLTRYLELLNRDTLLAPVAGVFAAQQIKPQARTLALDRGIRCLILDYDKMRGMDSDEFRLF; this is encoded by the coding sequence GTGCGTCTCGTGATCGCCCAGTGCACCGTCGACTATGTCGGTCGGCTCACCGCCCATCTGCCCTCGGCCCGACGGCTGCTGCTGTTCAAGGCCGACGGCTCGGTGAGCGTGCATGCCGACGACCGTGCCTACAAACCGCTGAACTGGATGTCACCGCCGTGCTGGCTGGTCGAAGAGGCCGGTGGCGCCTCCCCGGTGTGGGTGGTGGAGAACAAGGCCGGCGAACAACTCCGCATCACCGTCGAGGACATCGAGCACGATTCGAGTCACGAGTTGGGTGTCGATCCGGGGCTGGTGAAGGACGGTGTCGAGGCCCACCTGCAGGTGCTCCTCGCCGAACACGTCGAGTTGCTCGGGGCGGGATACACATTGGTCCGTCGCGAGTTCATGACCCCGATAGGGCCGGTGGACCTCCTCTGCCGCGACGATCAGGGTCGTTCAGTGGCCGTGGAGATCAAGCGCCGCGGCGAGATCGACGGGGTCGAACAACTCACCCGCTACCTCGAGCTGCTCAATCGCGACACGCTGCTGGCCCCGGTGGCCGGGGTGTTCGCCGCCCAGCAGATCAAGCCGCAGGCGCGAACCCTGGCACTGGACCGTGGGATCCGGTGTCTCATCTTGGATTACGACAAGATGCGCGGTATGGACAGCGACGAGTTCCGGCTGTTCTGA